The following are from one region of the Candidatus Dependentiae bacterium genome:
- a CDS encoding cache domain-containing protein, producing MNMKNNIYVFVCVIITSFVYAGEVHRAKNNESASHFNEGNVDFESKRKKSVDLVERGMNYLMANDVDKAFNAFSHSRDYVEGELYLFVYDVQGVCLAHGQQAQLIWKNLWDLQDSYGVPIVQNIINKAKDGGGWITYGWRNATKVSYVKKVVKDGKVYAIGTGYYPHSKEDSVVSLVKGASALFDEQMKSGNSADNVFALISYPRGQFVLGDLYLYALDFKGKIVAQGDRPGLIGSNAWDYQDSKGLKVNQEIIKKLKESDEGIWIKYRSKKTEKHAYAQKVTDTKGNQYFIACGFYPDAGRKQAIDLVRQGFRFMKANGLSLSVETFNDKRNNQFLYGDLYLEVYTLDGKCVAHGNNLDLVGKNFWDVADQDGKFYVRSMIQKAQNEPGWVDYKLSNLFRSTYVEKIDLGTESYVIACGLYPISKRETTILLVKTASDYLRSNPRQQVFREFVLRNGKFIRGDLTIFAFDFSGLCFAYGDDYNLIWKNLINIKDEDGKAFVRLFVNTVKSGPGQVSFRLNNARKIGYVEPVEKDGKSYVVGSSYYL from the coding sequence ATGAATATGAAAAATAATATATATGTATTTGTGTGTGTAATTATTACATCTTTTGTTTATGCAGGTGAAGTACATCGAGCAAAAAATAATGAGTCCGCGTCTCATTTTAATGAAGGGAATGTTGATTTTGAATCTAAGAGAAAGAAGTCAGTTGATTTAGTTGAACGTGGCATGAACTATTTAATGGCAAATGATGTAGATAAAGCATTTAATGCTTTTAGTCATAGTCGTGATTATGTTGAAGGTGAACTGTATCTTTTTGTGTATGATGTGCAAGGTGTATGTTTAGCCCATGGGCAGCAGGCACAATTAATTTGGAAAAATCTATGGGATTTGCAAGATTCTTACGGTGTGCCCATAGTTCAAAATATTATTAACAAAGCAAAGGATGGCGGTGGATGGATTACCTATGGTTGGCGTAATGCAACAAAAGTTTCATATGTAAAAAAGGTGGTCAAAGATGGCAAAGTTTATGCTATTGGTACCGGTTACTACCCGCATTCAAAAGAAGATTCAGTTGTAAGTTTGGTCAAAGGTGCATCAGCTTTGTTTGATGAACAAATGAAAAGTGGAAATTCAGCAGATAATGTTTTTGCTCTTATCAGTTATCCTCGTGGTCAATTTGTGTTAGGTGATCTGTATTTATATGCACTTGATTTTAAAGGTAAGATAGTAGCGCAAGGAGATCGTCCAGGTCTTATTGGTTCAAACGCTTGGGATTATCAAGATTCAAAAGGGTTAAAGGTAAACCAAGAAATTATTAAAAAATTGAAAGAATCAGATGAAGGTATTTGGATTAAATACAGATCGAAAAAGACTGAAAAACATGCTTATGCTCAAAAAGTAACAGATACTAAAGGTAATCAGTATTTTATTGCGTGTGGATTTTATCCTGATGCCGGTCGTAAACAAGCGATTGATTTGGTACGGCAAGGGTTTAGATTTATGAAAGCAAATGGGCTGTCGCTTTCAGTTGAAACATTCAATGACAAGCGTAATAATCAATTTTTGTATGGAGATCTGTATCTTGAAGTTTATACTTTAGATGGCAAATGTGTTGCGCATGGAAATAACTTAGATTTAGTAGGGAAAAATTTTTGGGACGTTGCAGATCAAGATGGCAAATTTTATGTGCGTAGCATGATTCAAAAAGCACAAAATGAACCGGGATGGGTTGATTATAAGTTGAGCAATTTATTTAGATCTACCTATGTTGAAAAAATTGATTTGGGAACTGAATCATATGTTATTGCATGTGGCTTATATCCAATATCAAAACGAGAAACAACGATTTTGTTGGTAAAGACAGCGTCAGATTATTTAAGAAGTAATCCGCGCCAACAGGTGTTTCGTGAGTTTGTTTTACGCAATGGAAAATTTATTCGTGGTGATTTGACTATATTTGCTTTTGATTTTAGTGGGTTATGTTTTGCTTATGGTGATGACTATAATTTAATTTGGAAGAATCTTATTAATATAAAAGATGAAGATGGTAAAGCATTTGTTCGTTTGTTTGTTAATACGGTCAAAAGTGGTCCAGGACAAGTGAGTTTCCGTTTGAACAATGCACGCAAAATTGGGTATGTTGAACCGGTTGAAAAAGATGGTAAATCATATGTAGTCGGCTCAAGCTATTATTTATAG
- the bamA gene encoding outer membrane protein assembly factor BamA, with the protein MLSMGKKGNPRTTVLFVWCSIITHFIIASHVTAANEHDIKQIIDQSIAEQITEQQSQQTFIHDHELEDLDPDNSNNNESKYTFDDDEQIEDNDEYEEYETEDELQEDDLSQEAEEDLGPEFRTINQIYIVGNRHIPTEAILDRIPFLPGEIFQPQKTRSMIRSLYYDLKRFKNITVEAENIGKELIDIYIVVEEKKPLLSVTFTGNTQVTEKEISERINFNDIPTIDEQELNKYVQIIKKVYIDKGYLLTHITPELIEENGKAHIVFHIEENDKSIIKRIDFCGNQNINSKTLRGIMFTREDWILSFMDKAGTYNPEWLERDKHVLEQYYQNNGFINAKVYATDVDMDEESRHIHITVHVDEGDLYHFGTVCVDGADLLSEEFLLRNLPVQQGNLYSREDIVDSIKFLEFMFSDLGFLYTQIEPLIQPNEITKEVDVQFVVDPGQKVFLNKLTIRGNKKTRDKIIRRNIPLEEGNVITNRLMEIGKTKVESLGYFDTRDGVNWKTTRISEDEANLDLLVKEVKTGNAHMKIGFGGPEMLRNDHTRNWVNQLMTGVSVEGNVADNNVAGTGIKFNLTGKLSTKEQDVLLNLTQPWLFDKPIYGSLDTFHRRAAYDQLQQALAMNEQRTSLSGTIGVVTGWRKIPLFNDTYIRYNIGFDRLTYDRNPQATVRGVPEAEQIVANAEYQVVLDKLFFPGQKVIHYGWMNIQLGQDKKNHPMHPSNGHTWMMRGIFAFPSFDSCIGYAKWDLDANWFTPLIGSNALVFRLHGYLGFIKPFRDRLVPYRELFHIGGPASIRGFLFGQIGPQFSVFQDGASRGDSIGAEKTAFINAELIFPIMPDFSFKGLVFYDGGTGWDNPYADDLSPAFLRSNNFEYRHAVGVGLRVLNPMPMKIDWGFKLDPKKGEPGFEVHFAMGYDWQ; encoded by the coding sequence ATGCTATCAATGGGAAAAAAAGGAAACCCAAGGACAACCGTCCTCTTTGTATGGTGCAGCATAATCACACATTTTATTATTGCATCACATGTTACTGCAGCAAACGAACATGATATTAAACAGATAATTGATCAATCAATTGCTGAACAAATAACTGAACAACAAAGCCAGCAAACTTTTATACATGATCATGAACTTGAAGATCTAGATCCGGACAATTCAAATAACAATGAAAGCAAATATACATTTGATGATGATGAACAAATAGAAGATAATGATGAATATGAGGAATATGAAACTGAAGACGAATTACAAGAAGACGACTTATCCCAAGAAGCGGAAGAAGATTTAGGACCGGAATTCCGTACCATTAATCAAATCTATATTGTTGGCAATCGACATATTCCAACTGAAGCAATTTTAGATCGCATTCCATTTTTGCCCGGTGAAATATTTCAACCACAAAAAACGCGCTCTATGATTCGCAGTCTTTACTATGATTTAAAACGATTCAAAAACATCACTGTTGAAGCTGAAAATATTGGTAAAGAGCTAATCGATATTTATATTGTTGTTGAAGAAAAAAAACCGCTGTTAAGTGTTACCTTTACCGGCAATACACAAGTTACTGAAAAAGAGATCTCTGAACGTATCAACTTCAATGATATCCCTACAATTGACGAACAAGAACTTAATAAATATGTACAAATCATTAAAAAAGTGTATATCGACAAAGGTTATCTTCTCACTCATATCACCCCGGAACTGATAGAAGAAAATGGCAAAGCACATATTGTTTTTCATATTGAAGAAAATGATAAATCAATCATCAAACGTATTGATTTTTGTGGGAACCAGAATATAAACAGTAAAACATTACGCGGCATCATGTTTACTCGTGAAGATTGGATTTTGAGCTTCATGGATAAAGCAGGTACCTATAATCCTGAATGGCTTGAACGGGATAAACATGTGCTGGAACAATATTATCAAAACAACGGTTTTATTAATGCAAAAGTATATGCAACTGATGTTGATATGGACGAAGAATCACGACACATTCATATCACTGTTCATGTTGATGAAGGGGATCTATATCACTTTGGTACTGTATGCGTTGATGGTGCAGATCTTTTGTCTGAAGAGTTCTTATTGCGCAACTTACCTGTACAACAAGGAAATCTATATTCCCGCGAGGACATTGTAGACAGTATTAAATTTCTTGAATTTATGTTTAGTGATTTAGGATTTTTATATACACAAATTGAACCTTTAATCCAACCGAATGAAATCACCAAAGAAGTTGATGTTCAGTTTGTTGTAGACCCAGGTCAAAAAGTGTTTCTAAACAAATTGACCATTCGTGGGAACAAAAAAACACGCGATAAAATAATCCGACGGAACATTCCCTTGGAGGAAGGTAATGTTATTACCAACCGTTTAATGGAAATTGGAAAAACAAAAGTTGAATCACTCGGATACTTCGACACACGTGATGGCGTAAATTGGAAAACCACCAGAATTTCTGAAGATGAAGCAAATCTTGATCTTCTTGTAAAAGAAGTGAAAACAGGAAACGCACATATGAAAATCGGATTCGGTGGTCCTGAAATGTTGCGCAATGATCATACCAGAAATTGGGTTAACCAATTGATGACCGGTGTTTCTGTCGAAGGTAATGTTGCTGATAACAACGTGGCCGGAACCGGTATTAAATTTAACCTAACGGGTAAATTATCAACCAAAGAGCAAGATGTTCTACTCAACCTTACACAACCATGGCTTTTTGACAAACCAATCTATGGATCACTTGACACATTCCACAGACGTGCTGCTTATGATCAATTGCAACAAGCATTGGCGATGAATGAACAACGCACAAGTCTTTCGGGTACCATTGGTGTGGTTACCGGTTGGCGCAAAATACCATTATTTAACGACACCTATATTCGTTATAATATCGGTTTTGACCGCTTGACTTATGACCGAAATCCACAAGCAACTGTGCGCGGTGTTCCTGAAGCTGAACAAATCGTAGCCAACGCTGAATACCAAGTTGTCCTAGACAAATTATTTTTCCCGGGACAAAAAGTAATACATTACGGTTGGATGAATATACAACTTGGACAAGATAAAAAAAATCATCCAATGCATCCAAGCAATGGCCACACGTGGATGATGCGCGGTATATTTGCATTTCCAAGTTTCGACAGCTGCATCGGCTATGCAAAATGGGATCTGGATGCCAACTGGTTCACACCACTCATTGGCTCCAATGCATTAGTGTTCCGTCTACACGGTTATCTTGGTTTTATAAAACCATTTAGAGATCGCCTTGTCCCTTATCGTGAACTGTTTCACATTGGTGGCCCGGCATCTATTCGTGGATTCCTCTTTGGGCAAATTGGCCCACAATTTAGTGTGTTTCAAGATGGTGCAAGCCGTGGCGACAGTATCGGCGCTGAAAAAACCGCATTTATTAATGCGGAGCTCATCTTCCCTATAATGCCTGATTTCAGTTTTAAAGGTTTAGTATTTTATGATGGTGGAACCGGCTGGGATAACCCATATGCTGACGACCTGTCACCGGCATTCTTAAGAAGTAACAACTTTGAATATCGTCATGCTGTCGGTGTCGGTCTGCGTGTACTCAATCCAATGCCAATGAAAATCGATTGGGGTTTCAAACTTGATCCTAAAAAAGGTGAACCAGGATTTGAAGTACACTTTGCAATGGGTTACGATTGGCAATAG
- a CDS encoding beta-1,6-N-acetylglucosaminyltransferase, with protein sequence MLKIAFLFLTISGIYHEEYWQDFFRGNEQQYSIYVHSKYNLNPHSWFKPFELPYKMENSWERTMRCQIGMLKEALKDPDNHMFIFCSHNTLPLQSFNFIYDELISIGKSMFKYEKNPHMDPEDKGAYQEHRVLKPIPKEKQYKNAQWIILNRQHAQMMVNDEQIIRIVSCYSCDNEHYPSTFLALHGLLNEVHKKEGTLVAWHLNKCPPYIFRDLDIKQEYQTLTDAITYGTYFVRKIDENCRLKPLDNFLAYRPIVKDK encoded by the coding sequence ATGCTAAAAATAGCTTTTCTGTTTTTAACCATATCAGGTATTTATCATGAAGAATATTGGCAAGATTTTTTTCGCGGAAATGAGCAACAATATTCTATTTATGTACATTCTAAATACAATTTAAATCCTCACTCCTGGTTTAAGCCGTTTGAACTACCCTATAAAATGGAAAATAGCTGGGAACGCACTATGAGATGCCAAATAGGGATGCTCAAAGAGGCTCTCAAAGATCCTGACAATCACATGTTCATATTTTGCTCACACAATACATTGCCATTGCAATCATTCAATTTTATCTATGATGAACTGATCAGCATAGGTAAAAGTATGTTTAAGTATGAAAAAAATCCCCATATGGATCCCGAGGATAAAGGAGCGTATCAAGAACATCGCGTGCTTAAACCAATACCGAAAGAGAAACAATATAAAAATGCACAATGGATTATTTTAAACCGCCAACATGCTCAAATGATGGTCAATGATGAACAAATTATTCGCATTGTTTCTTGTTATTCCTGTGATAATGAACATTACCCTTCCACTTTTTTGGCATTACATGGCCTGCTTAATGAAGTCCACAAAAAAGAAGGTACTCTTGTTGCATGGCATTTAAACAAGTGCCCACCATATATTTTCAGAGATTTGGACATAAAGCAAGAATATCAGACGTTAACTGATGCTATTACCTATGGCACTTATTTTGTGCGAAAAATAGATGAAAATTGTAGACTAAAGCCACTCGACAATTTTCTTGCATATCGTCCTATCGTTAAAGATAAATAG
- the trxA gene encoding thioredoxin, protein MAISITNENFKNEIESEQGPIVIDVFASWCGPCQQMEPLFEELEEELGESYKFAKINVDDARDISIKYGVTSVPTFLFIKGGEIKGKETGYMSKEDLKTKMQSYLG, encoded by the coding sequence ATGGCAATTTCAATAACAAATGAAAACTTTAAAAATGAAATTGAATCTGAACAAGGTCCAATTGTTATAGATGTTTTTGCAAGCTGGTGTGGCCCCTGCCAACAAATGGAACCGCTTTTTGAAGAACTTGAAGAAGAATTAGGCGAAAGTTATAAATTTGCAAAAATAAATGTTGATGATGCTCGCGACATTTCAATCAAATATGGTGTCACCTCTGTCCCTACGTTCCTTTTTATCAAAGGCGGCGAAATAAAAGGAAAAGAGACCGGCTATATGAGTAAAGAAGATCTAAAAACAAAAATGCAAAGCTATCTTGGCTAA
- a CDS encoding Bax inhibitor-1/YccA family protein, producing the protein MFQEFGYAQEKAHANFMYKVYGWMCAALAVTSVTAFYVASSPTFFFYVMQKPWLLWVIFAAQLVLVVVLSSMLHKMNYATAVALFMVYAISIGITMSLILRIYTLSSIASTFIVTSGMFGGMSLYGYFTKTDLTTVRNIVTMILWGVILSLIVNMFLQSVWFDYAISMVGVVIFALLTAADTQKIKALSQQLMADVETKNKIAILGALMLYLDFINLFLFLLRFTGNRRK; encoded by the coding sequence ATGTTTCAAGAATTTGGTTATGCGCAAGAGAAAGCACACGCTAATTTCATGTATAAAGTTTATGGATGGATGTGTGCAGCCTTAGCGGTAACTTCTGTGACTGCATTTTATGTAGCATCTTCACCAACATTCTTTTTTTATGTTATGCAAAAACCATGGTTATTGTGGGTTATTTTTGCAGCACAGTTAGTGTTAGTTGTTGTACTCAGTAGCATGCTGCATAAAATGAACTATGCAACTGCGGTTGCACTTTTTATGGTGTATGCCATTTCAATCGGCATTACGATGTCATTGATATTGCGTATTTATACTTTATCTTCAATTGCTTCGACATTCATTGTTACTTCAGGAATGTTTGGTGGGATGTCATTATATGGTTATTTTACCAAAACAGATTTAACCACAGTACGTAATATTGTCACTATGATTTTGTGGGGAGTCATTCTTTCATTAATTGTGAATATGTTTTTGCAAAGTGTTTGGTTTGATTATGCAATCTCTATGGTTGGTGTAGTTATTTTTGCTTTATTAACTGCAGCCGATACGCAAAAAATAAAAGCATTAAGTCAGCAACTTATGGCTGATGTAGAAACAAAAAATAAAATAGCAATTTTGGGCGCATTAATGTTATATCTTGATTTTATCAATCTCTTTTTATTTTTATTGCGCTTTACCGGTAATCGTCGTAAGTAA
- a CDS encoding ATP-binding protein, with protein MAEQFPVVAILGPRQSGKTTLAKETFAGYAYISLEDIDTRTMVRNDPRKFFASVAQEKGIIIDEMQEVPELFSYMQGIVDEAYRPGRFIIIGSQNFLMLEKITQTLAGRIVLLTLLPLTVQELSDAKLLPSSLEELLFKGCYPRLYVQPINIQAWLSSYITTYIERDVRQIINISDVVSFGRFIKLCAARTGNLLNYAELARDAGISPNTVKSWISILEASYIIFQINPYFKNFSKRMIKSSKIYFYDTGIICSLLNIKSAHDLYTHPMRGAIFESFVISEMYKYRYNKHLKPDLYFWRDVQGHEIDAAFEKNFDTIVPIEIKSGMTFRDSFYKSLNIWKKIAGLQDEKGYVVYAGDKNMVYKENEIFAWDNIIKLMDQMENS; from the coding sequence ATGGCTGAACAGTTTCCGGTTGTGGCAATTTTAGGGCCACGCCAATCGGGTAAGACTACATTAGCAAAAGAAACATTTGCAGGGTATGCCTATATTTCATTAGAAGATATTGATACCCGTACTATGGTACGAAATGATCCAAGAAAATTTTTTGCATCAGTCGCTCAAGAAAAAGGGATAATCATTGATGAGATGCAAGAGGTGCCGGAACTTTTTTCTTATATGCAAGGTATAGTTGATGAAGCTTATAGGCCGGGTAGATTTATTATTATCGGATCTCAAAATTTTTTAATGCTTGAAAAAATTACACAAACGCTTGCAGGCAGAATTGTATTGCTTACTTTATTACCATTAACAGTACAAGAGTTAAGTGATGCTAAATTATTACCTTCGAGCTTAGAAGAACTGCTGTTTAAAGGGTGTTATCCTCGTCTTTATGTGCAGCCTATTAACATTCAAGCATGGCTTTCCAGTTATATTACTACCTATATAGAACGAGATGTACGCCAAATAATTAATATTAGTGATGTTGTATCATTTGGTCGATTTATTAAATTATGTGCTGCCCGTACAGGAAATTTATTAAATTATGCAGAACTTGCGCGTGATGCAGGCATTAGTCCAAATACAGTCAAATCCTGGATTTCTATTCTTGAAGCGAGTTATATCATTTTTCAAATAAATCCGTACTTTAAAAACTTTAGTAAGCGTATGATTAAAAGCTCTAAGATTTACTTTTATGATACCGGTATTATTTGTTCTTTACTTAATATAAAATCAGCTCACGATCTTTATACTCATCCAATGCGTGGTGCGATTTTTGAATCATTTGTGATTAGTGAAATGTATAAATATCGTTATAATAAACATTTAAAACCGGATCTATACTTTTGGCGAGATGTGCAAGGTCATGAAATAGATGCAGCTTTTGAAAAGAACTTTGATACAATTGTGCCTATAGAGATTAAATCAGGAATGACATTTAGAGATAGTTTTTATAAAAGCCTTAATATTTGGAAAAAAATTGCTGGTTTACAAGATGAAAAAGGATACGTTGTGTATGCCGGTGATAAAAACATGGTATATAAAGAAAATGAAATATTCGCTTGGGATAACATTATAAAGTTAATGGATCAAATGGAAAATAGTTAA
- the cysS gene encoding cysteine--tRNA ligase → MLKLTNTLSRKKESFEPIKKNIADLYVCGITPYDYAHLGHGRCYTAFDLLVRVLKFLNYDVHYCRNFTDIDDKILKRALIEFGDINRYPEITTKYINAFNEDVKSLNCLDPTFEPRVTQMIPHIISFIEKLIQKGHAYASDGDVYFSVDSFDQYGKLSKQKKDDLISGQRVEQNDRKRSPLDFALWKKTDDGTFWKSPWGYGRPGWHIECSVMAEQYLGKEFDIHGGGRDLIFPHHENEIAQSESLHDLPMARIWMHNGFVQINKEKMSKSLGNFFTLRDIFKQFDPMVIRYYFLSHHYGAPLDFSFDDVTAVQKSYKRLTRVFDALCSQDISHQDMLTSPTVQKMLVFLYDDLNTPGMLGVLFEHLDRLQKDKDELCVVKFFLQQVLGLTLEPLPEKKVTITPEIQQLIDERVQARADKDWAKADQLRDKLIELGVDLKDKKI, encoded by the coding sequence ATGTTGAAACTTACAAATACATTATCGCGAAAAAAAGAATCGTTTGAACCAATAAAAAAAAATATTGCTGATCTGTATGTGTGTGGTATTACGCCATATGATTATGCGCATTTAGGTCATGGTAGATGTTATACAGCATTTGATCTTTTGGTGCGTGTGCTCAAATTTTTAAATTATGACGTACATTATTGCAGAAATTTTACCGATATTGATGATAAGATTTTAAAACGTGCATTAATAGAATTTGGTGATATTAATCGTTATCCTGAAATAACTACAAAATATATTAATGCATTCAATGAAGATGTCAAAAGTCTTAACTGTTTAGATCCGACATTTGAACCACGTGTGACGCAAATGATACCGCATATTATTTCCTTTATTGAAAAATTGATACAAAAAGGTCATGCCTATGCATCTGATGGCGATGTTTATTTTTCTGTCGATAGTTTCGATCAATATGGTAAATTATCAAAACAAAAAAAAGATGATTTGATTTCCGGTCAGCGTGTGGAACAAAATGATAGAAAACGAAGCCCACTAGATTTTGCATTGTGGAAAAAAACTGACGATGGGACTTTCTGGAAAAGTCCGTGGGGATATGGCAGACCCGGTTGGCATATTGAATGTTCAGTTATGGCAGAACAGTATTTGGGAAAAGAGTTTGATATTCATGGTGGTGGTCGTGATCTTATTTTTCCACATCATGAAAATGAAATAGCACAATCAGAAAGTTTGCACGATCTGCCGATGGCGCGCATCTGGATGCATAATGGTTTTGTGCAAATCAATAAAGAAAAGATGTCAAAATCATTGGGTAATTTTTTCACTTTACGTGATATTTTCAAGCAGTTTGATCCTATGGTGATACGTTACTATTTTTTGAGCCATCACTACGGTGCTCCGCTTGATTTTTCATTTGATGATGTAACAGCTGTACAAAAAAGTTATAAACGCTTAACGCGTGTTTTTGATGCTTTGTGTTCGCAAGATATATCTCATCAAGATATGCTCACCAGTCCGACGGTGCAAAAAATGCTTGTATTCTTATATGATGATTTAAACACACCCGGGATGCTTGGTGTTTTGTTTGAACATCTTGATAGATTACAAAAAGATAAAGATGAACTTTGTGTAGTGAAGTTTTTTTTGCAGCAAGTTCTTGGCTTAACACTGGAACCATTACCGGAAAAAAAGGTGACAATTACGCCGGAAATCCAACAATTAATTGATGAGCGCGTACAGGCTCGTGCTGATAAAGATTGGGCAAAAGCGGATCAATTGCGTGATAAGTTGATAGAGCTTGGTGTTGATTTGAAAGATAAAAAAATCTAG
- a CDS encoding dienelactone hydrolase family protein: protein MIKKEVDLSLGYVDLKGDLAIPDDATALVIFAHGSGSSRHSVRNRSVAHYLQANGLATLLVDLLTKDEEKIDNVTQEIRFDIPLLAGRLIAIVDWAKSNDETKNLKIGFFGASTGSAAALIAAAEVSSHVHAVVSRGGRPDLAETALPYVQAPTLFIVGGNDTEVLSFNEFALDKIPAVHKELKIVLDATHLFEEPGAMEQVADLAMHWFKTYL, encoded by the coding sequence ATGATAAAAAAAGAGGTAGACTTAAGTTTAGGTTATGTTGATCTAAAGGGCGATTTGGCTATTCCTGATGATGCGACTGCATTAGTAATTTTTGCCCATGGTTCGGGCAGCTCTCGCCATAGTGTTCGTAATAGATCCGTTGCTCATTACTTACAAGCGAATGGATTAGCTACGCTATTGGTTGATCTGTTAACTAAAGATGAAGAAAAAATTGATAATGTTACTCAAGAGATTCGTTTTGATATTCCTTTATTAGCGGGTCGATTGATAGCAATTGTTGATTGGGCAAAAAGTAATGATGAAACGAAGAATCTTAAGATAGGTTTTTTTGGTGCAAGTACAGGGTCAGCTGCAGCTTTAATTGCAGCGGCAGAAGTTTCAAGTCATGTACATGCGGTGGTTTCACGAGGTGGCAGGCCCGATTTGGCTGAAACTGCATTGCCATATGTACAAGCGCCAACATTATTCATTGTTGGTGGCAATGATACAGAGGTTTTATCATTTAATGAGTTTGCTCTTGATAAAATACCTGCGGTTCATAAAGAGCTTAAAATTGTGCTTGATGCAACTCATCTTTTTGAAGAACCGGGTGCGATGGAACAAGTTGCAGATTTAGCAATGCATTGGTTTAAAACTTATCTATAA
- a CDS encoding phytase precursor has product MLNKYIKHSYVFLIVLSGCYSNEYVPCKIPEYFITERDRSLNVDSVAVWHGENDQHWLVATAKSTHNLPVYDAVTGELIKIIGEPGVKAGQFQRPNGIAIEDDLIFIVERDNKRLHILALPDGNALGYTDESMQRPYGLAVVVQEPYKKYIVYVTDNYGPVDQFYPKKVHQYAVERNGDDVNMQFIRTFGDDAGKGALWKLESIAVDPFHDRLFIADEHEQQKNVKIYTLDGEFTGQTIGDGLIEYEPEGIALYETTPEHGYVIVTDQDRDGNQFYLFNRSSLVSIKAFKGASVCNTDGIAITNRSFGPFKSGAFYAVHDDGNICAYDWHLLATLCGLGEKK; this is encoded by the coding sequence ATGTTAAATAAGTATATAAAACATAGTTATGTTTTTTTAATTGTGTTATCAGGTTGTTATTCAAATGAATATGTTCCTTGTAAGATTCCGGAATATTTTATAACTGAACGAGATAGATCACTTAATGTTGATTCGGTGGCTGTTTGGCATGGTGAAAATGATCAACATTGGCTGGTGGCAACGGCAAAATCAACTCATAATCTTCCGGTATATGATGCAGTAACGGGTGAATTAATTAAAATAATTGGTGAGCCGGGAGTAAAAGCAGGGCAGTTTCAGCGCCCTAATGGGATTGCAATCGAAGATGATCTTATTTTTATTGTTGAACGTGACAATAAACGTTTACACATCTTGGCATTGCCCGATGGAAATGCTTTAGGTTATACAGACGAATCGATGCAGCGGCCATATGGTCTTGCCGTTGTTGTACAAGAACCATATAAAAAATACATCGTATATGTTACCGATAATTATGGACCGGTTGATCAATTTTATCCAAAGAAAGTGCACCAATATGCAGTTGAGCGTAATGGTGATGATGTTAACATGCAATTTATACGTACTTTTGGAGATGATGCCGGCAAGGGTGCATTATGGAAATTAGAATCGATAGCTGTAGATCCATTTCATGATCGTTTGTTTATTGCAGATGAACATGAACAGCAAAAAAATGTGAAAATATATACGTTAGATGGTGAGTTTACTGGTCAGACAATTGGTGATGGTTTAATTGAGTATGAACCTGAAGGAATTGCATTATATGAGACGACACCTGAGCATGGTTATGTGATTGTCACTGATCAAGATAGAGATGGTAATCAATTTTATCTTTTTAATCGTTCATCCTTGGTGTCAATAAAAGCATTTAAAGGCGCCAGTGTATGTAACACCGATGGTATTGCGATTACTAATCGATCATTTGGTCCATTTAAATCGGGTGCATTTTATGCGGTGCATGATGATGGTAATATTTGTGCTTATGATTGGCACCTATTGGCTACGTTGTGCGGTTTAGGAGAGAAAAAATAG